A portion of the Bufo gargarizans isolate SCDJY-AF-19 chromosome 7, ASM1485885v1, whole genome shotgun sequence genome contains these proteins:
- the LOC122943118 gene encoding mucin-7-like isoform X1: protein MTDPGARSDSSQLPAKAARKQTLPRSRGERCQQQGDAQEETSHPPAASPPPVSVSGPPDTTSEPPGNDLITDTERPSAPPSSTASVPESDGAGSSVTAASGDGTRASDEMASDPTGPPPVTASNRTTSADVTEPPAHNVTADTGTQTPSLLATLRASAAAETQPSDDSTPYTTTSMSVHSTSMSAITISLFVSTTVTSQERRSPATQRATAPHTSRAEVQREPSVLEVGDEKDLTGYPSGNSSNPLFVMIVSVFTIMVVMVVVVVGFHRYKKRNSRTEFRRLQDLPMDDMMEDTPLSLYSY, encoded by the exons atgacagatCCAGGTGCCCGGAGCGACAGTTCACAACTCCCTGCTAAAGCTGCAAGAAAACAGACTCTTCCGAGATCGCGAGGGGAAAGGTGTCAGCAGCAAG gagacgcccaggaggAAACAAGCCACCCGCCCGCTGCCAGCCCCCCCCCTGTGAGTGTCTCGGGACCCCCAGACACAACGTCCGAGCCGCCAGGTAATGACCTCATCACAGATACCGAGCGCCCGTCCGCTCCGCCCTCATCCACCGCCAGCGTGCCGGAATCTGATGGCGCAGGAAGCAGCGTTACCGCCGCATCGGGAGACGGCACCAGAGCTAGTGATGAGATGGCGTCTGACCCCACCGGGCCCCCCCCTGTGACCGCCAGCAACAGGACCACCAGTGCAGACGTCACCGAGCCGCCAGCCCACAACGTGACAGCAG ACACCGGGACACAGACGCCCTCGCTCCTCGCCACCCTCAGGGCCTCCGCAGCAGCCGAGACGCAGCCCAGCGATGACTCCACTCCGTACACGACGACCTCCATGTCTGTCCACTCCACCTCGATGTCCGCCATCACCATCAGCCTCTTTGTCAGCACCACAGTGACCTCCCAAGAACGGCGCAGCCCAGCCACACAGCGCGCCACCGCGCCGCACACATCCCGGGCGGAGGTGCAGAGGGAGCCGTCAGTGCTGGAAGTGGGGGACGAGAAAG ATCTGACTGGTTATCCCTCCGGGAACAGCTCCAACCCCCTGTTTGTGATGATCGTCTCCGTCTTCACCATCATGGTGGTCATGGTGGTGGTTGTAGTTGGTTTCCATCGATACAAGAAAAGGAACAGCCGCACCGAGTTCAGACGCCTGCAGGATCTGCCAATG GATGACATGATGGAGGACACCCCGCTCTCCCTGTACAGCTACTAG
- the LOC122943118 gene encoding mucin-7-like isoform X2, with protein MGGGRWVSALLLGLLCLLSGALTPGDAQEETSHPPAASPPPVSVSGPPDTTSEPPGNDLITDTERPSAPPSSTASVPESDGAGSSVTAASGDGTRASDEMASDPTGPPPVTASNRTTSADVTEPPAHNVTADTGTQTPSLLATLRASAAAETQPSDDSTPYTTTSMSVHSTSMSAITISLFVSTTVTSQERRSPATQRATAPHTSRAEVQREPSVLEVGDEKDLTGYPSGNSSNPLFVMIVSVFTIMVVMVVVVVGFHRYKKRNSRTEFRRLQDLPMDDMMEDTPLSLYSY; from the exons gagacgcccaggaggAAACAAGCCACCCGCCCGCTGCCAGCCCCCCCCCTGTGAGTGTCTCGGGACCCCCAGACACAACGTCCGAGCCGCCAGGTAATGACCTCATCACAGATACCGAGCGCCCGTCCGCTCCGCCCTCATCCACCGCCAGCGTGCCGGAATCTGATGGCGCAGGAAGCAGCGTTACCGCCGCATCGGGAGACGGCACCAGAGCTAGTGATGAGATGGCGTCTGACCCCACCGGGCCCCCCCCTGTGACCGCCAGCAACAGGACCACCAGTGCAGACGTCACCGAGCCGCCAGCCCACAACGTGACAGCAG ACACCGGGACACAGACGCCCTCGCTCCTCGCCACCCTCAGGGCCTCCGCAGCAGCCGAGACGCAGCCCAGCGATGACTCCACTCCGTACACGACGACCTCCATGTCTGTCCACTCCACCTCGATGTCCGCCATCACCATCAGCCTCTTTGTCAGCACCACAGTGACCTCCCAAGAACGGCGCAGCCCAGCCACACAGCGCGCCACCGCGCCGCACACATCCCGGGCGGAGGTGCAGAGGGAGCCGTCAGTGCTGGAAGTGGGGGACGAGAAAG ATCTGACTGGTTATCCCTCCGGGAACAGCTCCAACCCCCTGTTTGTGATGATCGTCTCCGTCTTCACCATCATGGTGGTCATGGTGGTGGTTGTAGTTGGTTTCCATCGATACAAGAAAAGGAACAGCCGCACCGAGTTCAGACGCCTGCAGGATCTGCCAATG GATGACATGATGGAGGACACCCCGCTCTCCCTGTACAGCTACTAG